In one Tepidisphaeraceae bacterium genomic region, the following are encoded:
- a CDS encoding phage major capsid protein — MDTKSLREEFSRLTTEGQTLLDTLATENRDKSEAEETASAARFSRLEKIKSLLDEQAKFASLKLADDAGDGDANVVLPKEDPGRDAFNASEGKGANGTAAEPKVDRQQFNRALNHWALTGDMARQFATITTATQSGALLPKMVAQPVVVTYPTAFRQAMALYGVQPVSGSSTAEMNLPVVIAAVGSDLSETATSGTQNEPSLTETINLKPAPIQSGQAWVSNLELAALDYDLLGSLVPSLIDAKEMRLEQKAMAAIIADTGITQSEATATISGLTYDNLVDLNNKLATRWDRQKVIILSPAAYTAACKLTGDDGHPVLLKDPQNQTLVRLNGTPVLKSDYLEAFGANKVVGILVSLVGFRLRDAGTQKIVRHLDDKDKVDQTGLNVIGYHAWGYAPSAMVKLKCPAS, encoded by the coding sequence CGAAGTCACTGCGCGAAGAGTTCAGCCGCCTCACCACCGAGGGGCAGACCCTTCTCGACACCCTCGCCACCGAGAACCGCGACAAGTCGGAGGCCGAAGAGACGGCCAGCGCCGCCCGCTTCTCGCGATTGGAGAAGATCAAGAGCCTGCTGGACGAGCAGGCCAAGTTCGCCTCGCTCAAGCTGGCCGACGACGCTGGCGACGGCGACGCCAACGTGGTGCTGCCGAAGGAAGACCCCGGCCGCGACGCGTTCAACGCGTCCGAGGGCAAGGGCGCGAATGGCACCGCGGCAGAACCGAAGGTCGACCGCCAGCAGTTCAACCGTGCGTTGAACCACTGGGCATTGACCGGCGATATGGCCCGCCAATTCGCTACTATCACCACCGCCACCCAGTCGGGCGCGTTGCTGCCCAAGATGGTGGCGCAGCCCGTCGTCGTCACCTACCCGACGGCGTTCCGCCAGGCCATGGCGCTGTATGGCGTTCAGCCGGTCAGCGGGTCGAGCACGGCCGAGATGAACCTGCCCGTGGTGATCGCCGCCGTTGGCAGCGACCTGTCGGAGACGGCCACCAGCGGCACGCAGAACGAGCCGTCGCTGACCGAGACGATCAACCTCAAGCCGGCACCCATCCAGTCGGGCCAGGCGTGGGTATCGAATCTGGAACTGGCCGCGCTCGATTACGACCTGCTGGGGTCGCTCGTGCCGTCGCTGATCGACGCGAAGGAAATGCGCCTCGAACAGAAGGCCATGGCCGCGATCATCGCCGACACTGGCATTACCCAGAGCGAGGCAACGGCCACGATCTCGGGCCTGACCTACGACAACCTCGTGGACCTGAACAACAAGCTGGCCACCCGCTGGGACCGCCAGAAGGTCATCATCCTTTCGCCCGCCGCCTACACCGCGGCCTGCAAGCTGACGGGCGACGACGGCCACCCGGTGCTGCTGAAAGACCCGCAGAACCAGACGCTGGTGCGCCTGAACGGCACGCCGGTGCTGAAGTCCGATTACCTCGAAGCGTTCGGCGCCAACAAGGTCGTCGGCATCCTCGTGAGCCTCGTGGGCTTCCGCCTGCGCGACGCAGGCACCCAGAAGATCGTGCGCCACCTCGACGACAAGGACAAGGTCGACCAGACCGGCCTGAACGTCATCGGCTACCACGCGTGGGGGTACGCCCCGAGCGCGATGGTCAAGCTGAAGTGCCCCGCCTCGTAG
- a CDS encoding head-tail connector protein, giving the protein MPIVLDPIQSGDVPEGANGRHTKWSVTTPPTTTPVSAGDAGYYLNLNEGGVDETFPLELMVAAAVEHAEDVMGTSLMPRTMLATFYNGAPLLLPRGPLLEMIGVADGNENAVTDYKVEHVGRRRTYIVPAAGLTYPVSITYRAGYANAAAVPADIKLAILAHVGTLYENRESVSDKPKTPVPHSLEAFYRRKGRNVGIG; this is encoded by the coding sequence ATGCCGATCGTGCTCGACCCCATCCAGAGCGGCGACGTGCCGGAGGGCGCGAATGGTCGCCATACGAAGTGGAGCGTGACCACCCCGCCCACGACCACGCCCGTATCCGCGGGTGATGCTGGCTACTACCTGAACCTGAACGAGGGCGGCGTAGATGAGACGTTCCCGCTTGAGTTGATGGTCGCCGCGGCCGTCGAGCACGCCGAGGACGTCATGGGAACGTCGCTCATGCCGCGCACGATGCTGGCGACGTTCTACAACGGCGCACCGCTGCTGCTGCCCCGCGGCCCGCTGCTGGAAATGATCGGCGTCGCGGACGGCAACGAGAACGCCGTGACCGATTACAAGGTCGAGCACGTCGGCCGGCGGCGCACCTACATCGTGCCCGCCGCCGGACTCACCTACCCGGTCAGCATCACGTATCGGGCGGGCTACGCAAACGCCGCAGCGGTGCCTGCCGACATCAAGCTGGCCATCCTCGCGCACGTCGGCACGCTCTACGAGAACCGCGAGAGCGTCAGCGACAAGCCCAAGACGCCCGTCCCGCACAGCCTGGAAGCGTTCTACCGCCGCAAGGGTAGGAATGTGGGGATCGGATGA
- a CDS encoding phage head closure protein, with translation MNAGSLRHTLTLQRPVSVTDAYGETTATSWVDVMPIRAALKPTRSAENLRARLKGLETSFELTMRYSAEVTSERRFLWEGKELYIDGIIDVDGRHREMRVTTFSRVEVPGG, from the coding sequence ATGAACGCGGGGTCGCTGCGCCACACGCTCACGCTTCAGCGCCCGGTATCGGTCACCGACGCTTACGGCGAAACCACGGCGACGTCGTGGGTGGACGTCATGCCCATCCGTGCCGCCCTCAAGCCCACGCGTTCGGCCGAGAACCTGCGCGCGAGGCTGAAGGGACTCGAAACCAGCTTTGAACTGACGATGCGGTACAGCGCCGAGGTCACGTCGGAGCGCCGATTCCTTTGGGAAGGGAAGGAGCTCTACATCGACGGCATCATCGACGTGGACGGCCGACACCGCGAGATGCGCGTCACCACCTTTAGCCGCGTCGAGGTGCCCGGTGGCTAA
- a CDS encoding HK97 gp10 family phage protein has protein sequence MAKSPQIKMKGDKALIKKLKRLGDKRKMRRVLRAATNASAQEIVKAVRKLWPTDSGLSKKSVIKKILKTKSGYTAIIGIDKDAGVPGHIPSNIDHLIELGWQTKDGVSVPAIAPLRRGYDSAKAAAEAKFASKAKEAIEREARKP, from the coding sequence GTGGCTAAGAGTCCGCAGATCAAAATGAAGGGCGACAAGGCGCTGATCAAGAAGCTGAAGCGCCTGGGCGACAAGCGGAAGATGCGCAGGGTGCTGCGGGCCGCGACCAATGCATCGGCGCAGGAGATCGTGAAGGCCGTGCGCAAGCTATGGCCAACCGATTCGGGCCTGAGCAAGAAGAGCGTCATCAAGAAGATCCTGAAGACCAAGAGCGGCTACACCGCCATCATCGGCATCGACAAGGACGCGGGCGTGCCCGGGCACATTCCGAGCAACATCGACCACCTGATCGAGCTTGGCTGGCAGACGAAGGACGGCGTGTCGGTGCCCGCCATCGCGCCGCTACGCCGCGGCTACGACAGCGCCAAGGCCGCGGCTGAAGCGAAGTTTGCGAGCAAGGCCAAAGAGGCAATCGAGCGAGAGGCACGGAAACCCTGA
- a CDS encoding DUF3168 domain-containing protein yields MDVETAIVAHLRAVPLIESLSGGRVVPAGSSSVLRPNIVYQRLTTKREYSNDGPTHAPWATVQIGCWADTLSVARQLSDAVIAALDGFTGEVNGFQIDAVFITDENSAPESAAPGKEEGIKGILVDCVVHYQE; encoded by the coding sequence ATGGACGTGGAAACCGCAATCGTCGCCCACCTTCGCGCCGTGCCGCTGATCGAATCGCTTTCGGGCGGTCGCGTGGTCCCCGCGGGCAGCAGCAGCGTGCTGCGTCCCAACATCGTCTACCAGCGATTGACGACCAAGCGCGAGTACAGCAACGACGGCCCGACGCACGCGCCGTGGGCAACGGTGCAGATCGGTTGCTGGGCCGACACGCTGAGCGTCGCGCGCCAACTGTCGGACGCAGTAATAGCCGCACTGGACGGATTCACGGGCGAGGTCAACGGCTTTCAGATCGACGCCGTTTTCATCACTGACGAAAACAGCGCCCCCGAGTCCGCAGCGCCGGGCAAGGAAGAGGGCATCAAGGGAATTCTGGTGGACTGTGTAGTTCACTATCAGGAATAG
- a CDS encoding phage tail tube protein: MSTATKAYGSKIAVSATDASYVDIAQTVDLAGPSPEVGEISITNNDSPDNCKEYLPGMIEPGELEFEIVYEKEQCADLYAMFGDDIVYFWRETYPDGSTWKFKGFLKSFGTEGETEDGALTNTISIKLTSKPVYTATPV; the protein is encoded by the coding sequence ATGAGCACAGCAACGAAGGCATACGGGTCCAAGATCGCCGTCAGCGCCACTGACGCCAGTTACGTGGACATCGCGCAGACGGTCGACCTGGCCGGGCCGTCGCCGGAGGTGGGCGAGATCTCGATCACCAACAACGACAGCCCCGACAACTGCAAGGAATACTTGCCGGGCATGATCGAGCCGGGCGAACTGGAATTTGAGATCGTCTACGAGAAGGAGCAGTGCGCCGACCTCTACGCGATGTTCGGCGACGACATCGTTTACTTCTGGCGCGAGACGTACCCCGACGGTTCGACGTGGAAGTTCAAGGGCTTCCTGAAGTCCTTCGGCACCGAGGGCGAGACGGAAGACGGCGCACTGACCAACACGATCTCCATCAAGCTGACCAGCAAGCCGGTCTACACCGCGACGCCGGTCTAA
- a CDS encoding tape measure protein yields MAKNISSLWVGLTGNVSGLSKSFGGAIGTIKGLAGSVAGAGGKLLALTGIGAGVAGAFAAVKGAASGISLAADLEQTGVAFETMLGSADAAGAMMEQLKSFAASTPFEFPEIANATKSLLNAGVGAGEMTDKLRMLGDISAGSGKPLNELVAIFAKIKNTGRLQGDTLAQLAEGGVPVYKALSKQMGVSTESIGQMVSEGKVSFAELETALGSLTAAGGIYEGMTLKQSRTLGGLWSTLTDTIGMSMADLVMIVVDAFSLRAGMTALTDGLAWAGAAVGGWVKGIAPIVKAFAVSAYQSFVGFYQAAVPILGRVYSFVSSIFGQLVPVVTGVATTLWTVASTTFTAIYNTVAPIVQTLYTTVASRWQGLLTSTITYGLAIWGAVQSAFGLVLDVANVMWNGVVSVWNWGASWITGSSTSAASTVSGVFAGVADVFGWVQEKVTAALNIASFAVDNWRDVFALAGTNVLWTVVSLGNQIAHVFTEVIPSILTWFGDNWKTILLDNFNYAKAFFTNIASNAVAILTNIPGLISGQMSFADLWTPLGEGFKSQLSEMPKIAEREIGGLEATLAASSASLANSLVTGYDAKIAEQKAAADAASKAITDGVTNAFKPPEKIDPPAVGEVKPPELPTIGLDAKVNQDNLTVGITPELKLSKMVMAGSAESQAMRFLSPDIAAALKGPATPVAGAAGSTTAPIAMDGPKQPTVEQSAGMKQTTDDFARLQLAELTKQSSLLKSIDDSLASTDNLTIDF; encoded by the coding sequence ATGGCCAAGAACATCAGCAGCTTATGGGTGGGGTTGACCGGCAACGTGTCGGGCCTGTCCAAGTCGTTCGGCGGTGCCATCGGCACCATCAAGGGGCTCGCGGGCAGCGTCGCGGGCGCTGGCGGCAAGCTGCTGGCGCTGACCGGGATCGGCGCGGGCGTGGCCGGCGCGTTCGCGGCCGTCAAGGGCGCTGCGTCGGGCATCTCGCTGGCTGCGGATCTAGAGCAGACCGGGGTCGCGTTTGAGACGATGCTTGGCAGCGCCGACGCCGCGGGCGCGATGATGGAGCAGCTAAAGAGCTTCGCTGCCTCAACGCCATTCGAGTTCCCCGAGATCGCCAACGCCACCAAGTCACTGCTGAACGCCGGCGTGGGCGCGGGGGAGATGACCGATAAGCTGCGCATGCTGGGCGACATCTCCGCAGGCTCGGGCAAGCCGCTTAATGAGTTGGTCGCGATATTCGCAAAGATCAAGAATACGGGCCGATTGCAAGGCGACACGCTCGCGCAGCTGGCCGAGGGTGGCGTGCCGGTCTACAAGGCGCTCTCTAAGCAGATGGGCGTTTCAACCGAGTCGATCGGTCAGATGGTCAGCGAAGGCAAGGTGAGCTTCGCCGAACTGGAAACCGCGTTAGGCAGCCTCACGGCGGCCGGCGGCATTTACGAGGGGATGACGCTAAAGCAGAGCCGGACGCTGGGCGGGCTCTGGTCGACGCTCACCGACACCATCGGCATGAGCATGGCCGATCTGGTGATGATCGTCGTGGACGCGTTCTCGCTTCGGGCAGGTATGACGGCGCTCACGGATGGGCTCGCGTGGGCAGGGGCCGCCGTGGGCGGATGGGTGAAGGGCATCGCGCCGATCGTCAAGGCGTTCGCCGTCAGCGCCTACCAATCGTTCGTGGGGTTCTACCAAGCCGCGGTGCCGATCCTGGGCCGCGTTTACTCGTTCGTTTCCAGCATCTTCGGCCAGCTCGTGCCCGTGGTGACGGGCGTGGCGACGACGCTGTGGACCGTGGCAAGCACGACGTTCACGGCCATCTACAACACCGTTGCCCCGATCGTCCAGACCCTTTACACCACGGTGGCATCGCGGTGGCAGGGTCTGCTTACGTCGACCATCACCTACGGGCTCGCCATCTGGGGCGCGGTGCAGTCGGCGTTCGGCCTCGTGCTCGACGTCGCCAACGTGATGTGGAACGGCGTGGTGAGCGTGTGGAACTGGGGCGCGTCGTGGATCACCGGTTCCAGCACGAGCGCCGCGTCAACGGTCAGCGGTGTGTTCGCAGGCGTGGCCGACGTCTTCGGCTGGGTGCAGGAGAAGGTGACCGCCGCGTTGAATATCGCGTCGTTCGCGGTCGACAACTGGCGCGACGTGTTCGCGCTGGCGGGCACCAACGTGCTGTGGACCGTCGTCAGCCTGGGCAACCAGATCGCCCACGTCTTCACCGAGGTCATCCCGTCGATCCTGACGTGGTTCGGCGACAACTGGAAGACGATCCTGCTGGACAACTTCAACTACGCCAAGGCGTTCTTCACGAACATCGCCAGCAATGCGGTGGCCATCCTGACGAACATCCCCGGCCTCATCAGCGGGCAAATGTCGTTCGCGGACCTGTGGACGCCGCTGGGGGAGGGGTTCAAGTCCCAGCTTTCCGAGATGCCGAAGATCGCCGAACGCGAGATCGGCGGGCTTGAGGCCACGCTTGCCGCTTCCAGCGCGTCGTTGGCCAACTCCCTCGTGACGGGCTACGACGCGAAGATCGCCGAGCAGAAGGCCGCTGCGGACGCCGCGAGCAAGGCGATTACCGATGGGGTCACCAACGCGTTCAAGCCGCCGGAGAAGATCGACCCGCCCGCCGTTGGCGAGGTGAAACCGCCGGAGCTGCCCACGATCGGGCTCGACGCGAAGGTGAACCAAGACAACCTCACCGTGGGCATCACGCCGGAACTGAAGCTATCCAAGATGGTGATGGCGGGCAGCGCCGAGTCGCAGGCCATGCGGTTCCTGTCCCCGGACATCGCCGCGGCACTGAAGGGACCGGCCACGCCAGTCGCGGGCGCGGCCGGCAGCACCACCGCCCCCATTGCGATGGACGGTCCGAAGCAGCCGACCGTCGAGCAGTCGGCGGGCATGAAGCAGACCACCGACGATTTCGCGCGGCTGCAACTGGCCGAGCTGACCAAGCAGTCGTCGCTGCTGAAGTCGATCGACGACAGCCTGGCGAGCACTGACAACCTCACAATTGATTTCTAA